A window from Peromyscus eremicus chromosome 1, PerEre_H2_v1, whole genome shotgun sequence encodes these proteins:
- the LOC131906474 gene encoding NADH dehydrogenase [ubiquinone] 1 beta subcomplex subunit 1-like — translation MKWPNSLPLPLVVGCAWHWAAAITVTWLQLVHDYWVHLLVPVGFVFGYYLDKRDNEKLTAFWNKSMLLQRELRPDEEVTWK, via the coding sequence atgaaatggCCTAACTCCTTACCACTGCCCTTGGTCGTGGGTTGTGCTTGGCACTGGGCTGCAGCAATCACGGTGACCTGGCTTCAGCTTGTACATGACTATTGGGTTCATTTACTTGTCCCTGTGGGATTTGTCTTTGGATACTATCTAGACAAGAGGGATAATGAAAAGCTAACTGCCTTCTGGAACAAGAGTATGCTTCTTCAAAGGGAGCTGAGACCCGATGAAGAAGTTACTTGGAAGTAA